A stretch of Amycolatopsis balhimycina FH 1894 DNA encodes these proteins:
- a CDS encoding cation:proton antiporter, translating to MSSLTVLFGVAGLLALAAAIVPKLVADRPFSVPLVMLVAGVVLGLLPLPAPYGNGWGDPAAHLDGVESFTQLGILVALAGAGLSVDRPFGLKRWGSTWRLLALTMPVSILVIALLGYWWLALAPGVALLLAAALAPTDPVLAGDVGVPHPDVEPELARDNEIRFTLTTEAGLNDGLTMPFVLLGLALAGSEPRLDLSWVLVDLLLPLVIGVVVGLITGRVLGWAIFRTPSDRLRLAEYADGLVLLALAFVPYALSELCHGNGFVAVFVAAVAVRTQEREHEYHGVLHAFGHQLERLFVPLALLGVGLAIGDGLLRGLRPLEVVIAVVAVLVVRPVVGWLSLVGAPSPGRPATAAIAFFGVRGIGTLYYLAYALNRLPVLQQDVLWRVGALAVAVSVIVHGVLAEPAIQRIERTGGHLPADV from the coding sequence TTGTCGTCGTTGACGGTGTTGTTCGGAGTGGCCGGCCTGCTCGCGCTCGCCGCGGCGATCGTGCCGAAGCTGGTCGCCGACCGGCCGTTCTCGGTGCCGCTGGTGATGCTCGTCGCCGGGGTCGTGCTCGGGCTGCTGCCGCTGCCCGCCCCCTACGGCAACGGCTGGGGCGACCCGGCCGCCCACTTGGACGGCGTGGAATCCTTCACCCAGCTGGGCATCCTGGTCGCGCTCGCCGGGGCGGGCCTGTCGGTCGACCGCCCCTTCGGCCTGAAACGCTGGGGCTCGACGTGGCGGCTGCTCGCCCTGACCATGCCGGTGTCGATCCTGGTGATCGCCCTGCTCGGGTACTGGTGGCTGGCCCTCGCGCCCGGGGTGGCGCTGCTGCTGGCCGCGGCACTGGCACCGACGGACCCGGTGCTGGCAGGCGACGTCGGTGTGCCGCACCCCGACGTCGAGCCGGAACTGGCCAGGGACAACGAGATCCGCTTCACGCTGACCACGGAGGCCGGGCTCAACGACGGCCTCACCATGCCGTTCGTCCTGCTCGGCCTGGCGCTGGCGGGCAGCGAGCCCCGCCTGGACCTCTCCTGGGTACTGGTGGACCTGCTCCTGCCCCTGGTGATCGGCGTCGTGGTCGGCCTCATCACCGGGCGGGTGCTCGGCTGGGCGATCTTCCGGACGCCGTCGGACCGGCTGCGGCTGGCCGAGTACGCCGACGGGCTGGTCCTGCTCGCCCTCGCGTTCGTGCCCTACGCGCTCTCGGAACTGTGTCACGGCAACGGGTTCGTCGCCGTGTTCGTCGCGGCGGTCGCCGTCCGCACGCAGGAACGCGAGCACGAGTACCACGGCGTCCTGCACGCGTTCGGCCACCAGCTGGAACGGCTGTTCGTCCCGCTCGCCCTGCTCGGGGTGGGGCTGGCCATCGGCGACGGCCTGCTGCGCGGGCTGCGCCCCCTCGAAGTGGTGATCGCCGTCGTCGCGGTGCTCGTGGTGCGGCCGGTGGTGGGCTGGCTTTCGCTGGTCGGCGCGCCGTCACCCGGACGCCCGGCGACCGCGGCGATCGCGTTCTTCGGTGTCCGCGGCATCGGGACGCTCTACTACCTGGCCTACGCGCTCAACCGGCTCCCGGTGCTTCAGCAGGACGTGCTGTGGCGGGTCGGCGCGCTCGCCGTCGCCGTGTCGGTGATCGTCCACGGCGTCCTCGCGGAGCCGGCGATCCAGCGGATCGAGCGCACGGGTGGTCACTTGCCGGCCGATGTGTAG
- a CDS encoding CsbD family protein, translating to MNDKLENKGEELKGRAKEAVGDATDNEQWQAEGKSEQAKGSLKQAGEKIKDAVKGVTDKK from the coding sequence ATGAACGACAAACTCGAGAACAAGGGCGAAGAGCTCAAGGGCCGGGCCAAGGAAGCCGTCGGCGACGCCACCGACAACGAGCAGTGGCAGGCCGAGGGCAAGTCGGAGCAGGCCAAGGGCTCGCTCAAGCAGGCCGGCGAGAAGATCAAGGACGCCGTGAAGGGTGTCACGGACAAGAAGTGA
- a CDS encoding alpha/beta fold hydrolase, whose amino-acid sequence MFDGFTLDRVDVGDVTLRVRHGGSGPPVLLVHGHPRTHTTWYRVAPQLAERFTVVCADTRGYGESGKPPTDENHTPYSKRVMAADCVALMRHLGHERFFVAGHDRGACVATRLALDHPSVVRAAAILDSVPIGEALGRCDARFAREWFHWFFFAQPEKPERVITADPDAWYNVGTKNTPERLGEENFADFHRAIHDPATVAAMLEDYRAGLGVDRAHDDADRAAGRRITCPTMVLWSSDDDLEDLYGDVLGVWRPWTTDLRGHAIKSGHHVAEENPEDLAAALSEFFGGIQR is encoded by the coding sequence GTGTTCGACGGCTTCACACTGGACCGCGTCGACGTCGGTGACGTGACCCTGCGGGTGCGCCACGGTGGCTCGGGGCCACCGGTCCTGCTGGTGCACGGGCATCCGCGTACCCACACGACGTGGTACCGCGTCGCCCCGCAGCTCGCGGAGCGCTTCACGGTCGTGTGCGCGGACACCCGCGGCTACGGCGAGTCCGGCAAGCCACCCACCGACGAAAACCACACGCCCTACAGCAAACGCGTCATGGCGGCCGACTGCGTCGCGCTGATGCGCCACCTCGGGCACGAGCGGTTCTTCGTGGCGGGCCACGACCGCGGCGCCTGCGTGGCGACGCGGCTGGCGCTGGATCACCCGTCGGTGGTCCGCGCCGCGGCGATCCTCGACTCCGTCCCGATCGGCGAGGCCCTCGGCCGCTGCGACGCGCGGTTCGCGCGGGAGTGGTTCCACTGGTTCTTCTTCGCCCAGCCGGAGAAGCCCGAACGGGTGATCACCGCCGACCCCGACGCCTGGTACAACGTCGGTACGAAGAACACGCCCGAGCGGCTCGGCGAAGAGAACTTCGCCGACTTCCACCGCGCGATCCACGACCCGGCCACGGTCGCCGCGATGCTCGAGGACTACCGCGCTGGCCTGGGTGTCGACCGCGCCCACGACGACGCGGACCGGGCCGCCGGCCGGCGGATCACCTGCCCCACGATGGTGCTCTGGTCCAGCGATGACGACCTGGAGGACCTCTATGGTGACGTCCTGGGCGTCTGGCGCCCGTGGACGACCGATCTGCGCGGGCACGCGATCAAGTCCGGGCACCACGTGGCCGAAGAGAACCCGGAAGACCTGGCCGCCGCACTGAGCGAGTTCTTCGGCGGGATTCAGCGGTAG
- a CDS encoding selenocysteine-specific translation elongation factor yields MRVIVTAGHVDHGKSTLVRRLTGMEPDRWAEERRRGLTIDLGFAWTRIGGEDVAFVDVPGHERFVPNMLAGAGPAPAVLFVVAADEGWMPQSAEHLAALDAFGADRGLLVVTKADRAGPAAATAVALREIAATSLGTVPSVAVSGTTGAGLDELRAAIGELTARLPPPDTTADVRLWIDRAFTVSGAGTVVTGTLAAGTIAVGDELRLGDARGRVRGLQALGEPRDRVEAVARVAVNLRGTARADVRRGDVLLTPGRWRTTTEFDVRLRCAAGAAGAAAADLHRYLVVHLGTAAVPVRVRPLGTDTARLTTTTALPLRAGDRGLLRDPGEHRIAAGFDVLDVDPPPLARRGAARARGRELAGPDLARTYLHRNGFVPAGDFAVLGLPETGERVGDWFADPERFAALRAEATAIVGAWDSTAAGVPVEALRQRLGLPAAELVVPILAGTGFEVTGGLVRRPGAGLAPAVEKALEKVAKQLAEHPFRAPEADELRALGLGRRELAAAVRRGRLTAVAEGVVLGPDADERAVAELRLLPQPFTVSAARKALDSTRRVMIPLLERLDAAGWTEPLGDGTRRTTG; encoded by the coding sequence ATGCGGGTGATCGTCACCGCCGGGCACGTCGACCACGGGAAGTCCACGCTCGTGCGGCGGCTGACCGGGATGGAACCCGACCGCTGGGCCGAGGAGCGCCGCCGCGGGCTGACCATCGACCTCGGGTTCGCCTGGACCCGGATCGGCGGCGAGGACGTCGCGTTCGTGGACGTGCCGGGCCACGAACGGTTCGTGCCGAACATGCTCGCCGGGGCGGGCCCGGCGCCGGCGGTGCTGTTCGTCGTCGCCGCGGACGAGGGCTGGATGCCCCAGTCGGCCGAGCACCTCGCCGCGCTGGACGCCTTCGGTGCCGACCGCGGCCTGCTGGTCGTCACGAAGGCCGACCGGGCCGGGCCGGCCGCCGCGACGGCCGTCGCGCTGCGGGAGATCGCGGCGACGTCGTTGGGTACCGTGCCGAGCGTCGCCGTCAGTGGCACGACGGGCGCGGGCCTCGACGAGCTGCGCGCGGCGATCGGTGAGCTGACCGCCAGACTGCCGCCGCCCGACACGACCGCCGACGTCCGGCTGTGGATCGACCGCGCCTTCACGGTGTCCGGCGCGGGCACGGTCGTCACCGGCACCCTGGCCGCCGGCACCATCGCCGTGGGCGACGAGCTGCGGCTGGGCGACGCGCGGGGGAGAGTCCGCGGGCTGCAGGCGCTCGGCGAACCCCGTGATCGCGTCGAAGCGGTGGCCCGCGTGGCGGTGAACCTGCGCGGCACCGCTCGCGCCGACGTCCGGCGCGGCGACGTCCTGCTCACGCCCGGCCGCTGGCGCACCACGACGGAGTTCGACGTCCGGCTGCGTTGTGCGGCAGGTGCGGCAGGTGCGGCTGCCGCGGACCTGCACCGGTACCTCGTCGTCCACCTGGGGACGGCGGCGGTGCCGGTGCGTGTCCGTCCACTCGGGACGGACACCGCCCGGCTGACCACGACCACCGCGCTGCCGTTGCGGGCCGGGGATCGAGGCCTTCTGCGCGACCCCGGCGAGCACCGGATCGCCGCCGGCTTCGACGTCCTCGACGTCGACCCGCCCCCGCTGGCCCGCCGCGGCGCCGCCCGGGCGCGCGGCCGGGAGCTGGCCGGGCCCGATCTCGCCCGGACGTACTTGCACCGCAACGGTTTCGTCCCCGCCGGGGACTTCGCGGTGCTGGGCCTGCCGGAGACGGGCGAGCGGGTGGGGGACTGGTTCGCGGACCCGGAGCGGTTCGCCGCCTTGCGCGCGGAGGCCACCGCGATCGTCGGCGCGTGGGACAGCACGGCCGCGGGCGTGCCGGTGGAGGCCCTGCGGCAGCGGCTCGGCCTGCCCGCCGCGGAACTGGTCGTCCCGATACTGGCGGGTACCGGGTTCGAGGTGACGGGCGGGCTCGTCCGGCGGCCCGGCGCCGGGCTCGCCCCCGCCGTCGAAAAGGCATTGGAAAAGGTGGCGAAGCAGCTGGCGGAACACCCGTTCCGCGCACCGGAGGCGGACGAACTGCGGGCACTGGGCCTCGGCAGGCGGGAACTGGCCGCGGCCGTCCGGCGCGGCCGGCTGACGGCGGTCGCCGAAGGGGTGGTGCTCGGGCCGGACGCGGACGAGCGGGCGGTGGCCGAACTGCGTCTGCTGCCGCAGCCGTTCACGGTTTCGGCGGCACGCAAGGCCCTCGACAGCACTCGCCGCGTGATGATCCCCCTGCTGGAACGCCTCGACGCGGCGGGGTGGACGGAACCCCTCGGCGACGGCACCCGCCGCACGACGGGCTAG
- the selA gene encoding L-seryl-tRNA(Sec) selenium transferase encodes MPDPRRAIPRTDAVLAEPRIAKAAGVLGRDLVKSVVNGVQQAARAGEIAPADVVDAVLARLPASASSLRPMVNATGVVVHTNLGRAPLSAAALDALVAAGGATDVEFDLATGDRARRGRGALAALKAAVPDAGAVHVVNNNAAALLLCALALAPGREIVVSRGELVEIGDGFRIPDLLESAGARLREVGTTNRTSVRDYTAAIGPGTGFVLKVHPSNYQVTGFTSEAAIGELAGLGVPLVADIGSGLLAPHPLLPDEPDAASALRAGATVVTASGDKLLGGPQAGLLLGDAVVVERLQRHPAARALRVDKLTLAALEATLRGPEPPVRAALEASVATLRRRAEALVRALENADARVVGSVAAVGGGGAPGVELPSAAVSLPARYAAALRTGDPAVAGRVVKDRCLLDLRTVRPEEDAKLLEAVRRCG; translated from the coding sequence ATGCCTGACCCCCGCCGGGCGATCCCGCGAACCGACGCGGTCCTGGCCGAGCCCCGGATCGCCAAGGCCGCCGGGGTGCTGGGGCGAGACCTGGTGAAGTCCGTGGTCAACGGCGTACAGCAGGCGGCGCGGGCCGGCGAGATCGCGCCCGCCGACGTCGTCGACGCGGTGCTGGCGCGACTCCCGGCGAGCGCGTCTTCGCTGCGGCCGATGGTCAACGCGACCGGTGTCGTCGTGCACACCAACCTCGGCCGGGCCCCGCTTTCGGCGGCCGCGCTCGACGCCCTCGTCGCCGCGGGCGGCGCCACCGACGTCGAGTTCGACCTCGCGACCGGCGACCGGGCCCGCCGCGGCCGCGGCGCGCTGGCGGCGTTGAAAGCGGCCGTGCCGGACGCCGGCGCGGTGCACGTGGTCAACAACAACGCGGCCGCTCTGCTGCTTTGCGCGCTCGCGCTGGCGCCCGGCCGGGAGATCGTCGTCAGCCGGGGCGAGCTGGTCGAGATCGGTGACGGCTTCCGCATCCCGGACCTCCTGGAATCGGCCGGCGCGCGGCTGCGCGAGGTCGGCACCACGAACCGGACGTCGGTCCGCGACTACACCGCCGCGATCGGTCCCGGCACCGGGTTCGTGCTCAAGGTCCACCCGTCGAACTACCAGGTCACCGGCTTCACGTCGGAAGCGGCGATCGGCGAGCTGGCCGGGCTCGGCGTGCCGCTGGTCGCCGACATCGGCTCCGGCCTGCTCGCCCCGCATCCGCTGCTGCCGGACGAACCGGACGCGGCGAGCGCGCTGCGGGCGGGCGCCACGGTCGTCACCGCCAGCGGGGACAAGCTGCTCGGCGGCCCGCAGGCCGGCCTGCTGCTGGGCGACGCGGTCGTCGTCGAACGGCTGCAGCGGCACCCCGCCGCGCGTGCCCTGCGCGTCGACAAGCTCACCCTCGCCGCGTTGGAAGCGACCTTGCGCGGGCCGGAACCGCCGGTGCGCGCCGCGCTCGAAGCGTCGGTCGCGACGCTCCGGCGGCGAGCCGAGGCGCTGGTCAGGGCGCTCGAGAACGCCGACGCTCGCGTAGTCGGCTCGGTGGCGGCCGTCGGCGGCGGGGGAGCGCCCGGCGTCGAACTCCCCAGCGCCGCGGTGAGCCTGCCCGCCCGGTACGCGGCTGCATTGCGGACCGGAGATCCCGCCGTGGCCGGCCGGGTCGTCAAGGACCGCTGCCTGCTCGACCTGCGGACCGTGCGGCCGGAAGAGGACGCGAAACTGCTGGAAGCCGTCCGCCGATGCGGGTGA
- the selD gene encoding selenide, water dikinase SelD, which translates to MAYRLTQYAHGGGCACKIPPGELEAAVAALTTAACASPTDPPGELLVGLETGDDAAAVRISGDIALIATTDFFTPVVDDAYDWGRIAAANALSDVYAMGGTPVVAVNLLGWPRETLPFELAAEVLRGGLDVCAEAGCHLAGGHSIDDPEPKYGLAVTGIADPARLLRNDAGRAGVPLTLTKPLGIGVLNSRHKATGERFEQAIDAMTTLNAPASRAALAAGAVCATDVTGFGLLGHLHKLARASGVTARIDLAAVPYLDGAREALRDGYVSGGTRRNLDWVRPHADLSRISEDEALLLADAQTSGGLLVAGELPGHPVIGALEPRSDHTIVVG; encoded by the coding sequence GTGGCTTACCGACTGACGCAGTACGCCCACGGCGGCGGCTGCGCGTGCAAGATCCCGCCCGGCGAACTGGAAGCGGCGGTGGCCGCGCTGACCACCGCGGCGTGTGCCTCGCCCACCGATCCCCCGGGCGAGCTGCTCGTCGGCCTCGAGACCGGCGACGACGCGGCCGCGGTCCGGATCTCCGGGGACATCGCGCTCATCGCCACGACCGACTTCTTCACCCCGGTCGTCGACGACGCCTACGACTGGGGCCGGATCGCCGCGGCCAACGCGCTTTCCGACGTCTACGCCATGGGCGGCACGCCGGTGGTGGCGGTCAACCTGCTCGGCTGGCCGCGGGAGACGCTGCCGTTCGAGCTCGCCGCCGAAGTGCTGCGCGGCGGCCTCGACGTCTGCGCCGAGGCGGGCTGCCACCTCGCCGGCGGGCACAGCATCGACGACCCGGAACCGAAGTACGGCCTGGCCGTCACCGGGATCGCCGACCCCGCGCGGCTGCTGCGCAACGACGCGGGCCGCGCCGGCGTGCCGCTGACGCTCACCAAGCCGCTCGGGATCGGCGTGCTCAACTCCCGGCACAAGGCCACCGGGGAACGGTTCGAGCAGGCGATCGACGCGATGACGACGTTGAACGCTCCGGCGTCCCGGGCCGCGCTCGCCGCCGGCGCGGTGTGCGCCACCGACGTCACCGGGTTCGGCCTGCTGGGCCACCTGCACAAGCTGGCCAGGGCGAGTGGCGTCACCGCCCGCATCGACCTCGCGGCCGTGCCTTACCTCGACGGCGCGCGCGAAGCCCTGCGCGACGGGTACGTCAGCGGGGGCACCCGGCGCAACCTCGACTGGGTCCGCCCGCACGCCGACCTGTCCCGGATCTCCGAAGACGAGGCGTTGCTGCTGGCCGACGCGCAGACGTCCGGCGGCCTGCTGGTCGCCGGGGAACTGCCGGGGCACCCGGTGATCGGGGCGCTCGAGCCGCGGTCGGACCACACGATCGTCGTCGGCTGA
- a CDS encoding DUF2795 domain-containing protein, giving the protein MSDRTSLEQHLSETEYPCGREELLRRAAAAGGGDSVLGSLGGLPDSDRYENFDAVWEAVSAKHVGGAR; this is encoded by the coding sequence ATGTCCGACCGGACCAGCCTGGAACAGCACTTGTCGGAGACCGAGTACCCCTGCGGCCGCGAGGAGCTGCTGCGGCGGGCGGCCGCGGCGGGCGGTGGCGACTCCGTGCTCGGCTCGCTCGGCGGCCTGCCGGACAGCGACCGGTACGAAAACTTCGACGCCGTCTGGGAAGCGGTGTCCGCCAAGCACGTCGGCGGGGCGCGCTAG
- a CDS encoding ribosomal protein L7/L12 gives MDYGMLLLGVVVLVVVVALGSSATDRRLTRVDRRLARVERKLDAIADRLGVAVVEPELAEVTALLRQGKKIQAIKAYRESTGAGLAEARDAVERLV, from the coding sequence ATGGACTACGGGATGCTGCTGCTCGGTGTGGTCGTGCTGGTCGTGGTCGTCGCCCTCGGGTCGTCGGCCACCGATCGCAGGCTGACCCGGGTCGACCGCCGCCTCGCGCGGGTGGAACGTAAGCTCGACGCGATCGCCGACCGGCTCGGGGTCGCCGTCGTGGAGCCGGAACTGGCCGAGGTGACGGCGTTGCTGCGGCAGGGCAAGAAGATCCAGGCGATCAAGGCCTACCGCGAAAGCACCGGCGCCGGCCTCGCGGAGGCGCGCGACGCAGTGGAGCGGCTCGTCTAG
- a CDS encoding cysteine hydrolase family protein, with amino-acid sequence MTTLTDRPNTALLVVDVQNGVMKASVDAESVIANIVTLVEKARAAGTEVVWVQHTSDELPRGSETWEYVPELVRREPEPLVHKTYGDSFEDTDLEEVLAARGIGALIVAGAQTDACIRSTLHGALARGYDATLVADAHTTEDLSAYGAPTPDQVIAHTNLYWQYQTAPGRTAGTLKTTEVEFGVKAPA; translated from the coding sequence ATGACCACGCTGACCGACCGTCCGAACACCGCGTTGCTCGTCGTCGACGTGCAGAACGGCGTCATGAAAGCCTCCGTCGACGCCGAATCCGTCATCGCCAACATCGTGACGCTGGTGGAGAAGGCCCGCGCGGCGGGCACCGAAGTGGTGTGGGTGCAGCACACCAGCGACGAGCTGCCGCGCGGCAGCGAAACGTGGGAGTACGTGCCGGAGCTGGTGCGCCGCGAACCGGAACCACTGGTGCACAAGACCTACGGCGACTCGTTCGAGGACACCGACCTCGAAGAGGTGCTGGCGGCGCGCGGCATCGGCGCCCTGATCGTGGCGGGAGCCCAGACCGACGCCTGCATCCGCTCGACCCTGCACGGCGCGCTCGCCCGCGGCTACGACGCGACGTTGGTGGCCGACGCGCACACGACGGAGGACCTCTCGGCGTATGGCGCCCCGACACCGGACCAGGTCATCGCGCACACGAACCTCTATTGGCAGTACCAGACCGCGCCCGGCCGGACCGCGGGGACGTTGAAGACGACCGAGGTGGAGTTCGGGGTGAAGGCACCGGCCTGA
- the bla gene encoding class A beta-lactamase — protein MSFPHVRRAALAALVLVPLTACTAQAPAAAPATSAMSTTEAPQPDFAPLERDFDARLGVYAVDTGTGRELAHRADERFGYASTHKAFSAAAVLQRTSIEGLAKVLTYTRADVPANSPVGEKHVESGLSLRDAIDAALRYSDNTAANLLFRELGGPAGLAAALRGIGDTITHVDRIEPGLNDLAPGDIRDTSTPHAMAADLRAFTLGTALPPEQRALLTDTMRANLTGGALIRAGTPAGWAVADKTGTGEYATRNDIAVVRPPGRAPIVLVVMSDRKTEDAGHDDRLIAQAAGLALDSFR, from the coding sequence TTGTCGTTCCCCCACGTCCGGCGGGCCGCACTCGCCGCACTGGTCCTCGTACCGCTCACCGCCTGCACCGCCCAAGCCCCGGCAGCGGCCCCGGCGACGTCGGCGATGTCCACCACCGAGGCGCCACAACCGGACTTCGCCCCGCTTGAACGCGACTTCGACGCCCGCCTCGGCGTGTACGCCGTCGACACCGGGACCGGTCGCGAGCTCGCGCACCGCGCCGACGAGCGCTTCGGCTACGCCTCGACGCACAAGGCGTTCTCGGCCGCCGCCGTGCTCCAGCGCACCAGCATCGAGGGGCTGGCGAAGGTCCTGACCTACACCCGCGCGGACGTGCCGGCGAACTCGCCGGTCGGCGAGAAGCACGTCGAGAGCGGGCTGTCCCTGCGCGACGCGATCGACGCGGCGTTGCGCTACAGCGACAACACCGCCGCGAACCTGCTCTTCCGCGAGCTGGGCGGGCCGGCCGGGCTCGCCGCCGCGCTGCGCGGGATCGGCGACACGATCACCCACGTCGACCGGATCGAGCCCGGCCTCAACGACCTCGCGCCGGGCGACATCCGGGACACCAGCACCCCGCACGCGATGGCGGCCGACCTGCGCGCGTTCACCCTCGGCACCGCGCTGCCCCCGGAGCAGCGGGCCCTGCTCACGGACACGATGCGCGCCAACCTGACCGGCGGCGCGCTGATCCGGGCGGGCACGCCCGCCGGCTGGGCCGTGGCCGACAAGACCGGCACCGGCGAGTACGCGACGCGCAACGACATCGCGGTCGTCCGGCCGCCCGGGCGCGCGCCGATCGTGCTGGTGGTCATGTCCGATCGGAAGACCGAGGACGCCGGCCACGACGACCGGCTCATCGCGCAGGCCGCGGGGCTGGCGCTCGACAGCTTCCGTTGA
- a CDS encoding helix-turn-helix domain-containing protein: MVDEEVVSERIRQIAATLAGRADELTGELVQLYATDLPQLVNDDERMVSLLSASVYQNIETALQIFRHGIDPATVEPPAAAVEYARRLAQRGTPVFDLILAYDLGQAAMLDFGFQECTRLVDDAALLGAIMRKLLRVAYEFITRVVRQLVGVYQDERDRWLLNRSAARAAKVLDLLGENGGPPDVDAAEAVIGYRLRGTHVGLIVWHTAEAFAEDVLSVLESVAGAVFERAGGQGRPLFVPRDEAGAWVWLPLPPGAVVRREDVDAVLAETDCGVRVTVGDPGTGVGGFRDTHQQARRAHALALAAGENCDRVLTFREVGTVALMTSDLNAARLWVASTLGPLAADEENCARLRETLRVFLASGGSYTASAAELTMHKNSVQYRVRKAQELLPRELGEGRLDVELALNLCRRLGAAVLAPA, translated from the coding sequence ATGGTGGACGAAGAAGTCGTCTCGGAGCGCATCCGGCAGATCGCCGCCACCCTCGCGGGCCGCGCGGACGAACTCACCGGTGAACTGGTCCAGTTGTACGCGACGGACCTGCCGCAGCTGGTCAACGACGACGAGCGCATGGTGAGCCTGCTGTCGGCGAGCGTCTACCAGAACATCGAAACCGCCTTGCAGATCTTCCGGCACGGTATCGACCCGGCGACGGTCGAGCCGCCGGCCGCGGCCGTGGAGTACGCGCGCCGGCTGGCGCAGCGCGGCACGCCCGTGTTCGACCTGATCCTCGCCTACGACCTCGGGCAGGCCGCGATGCTCGACTTCGGGTTCCAGGAGTGCACCCGGCTGGTCGACGACGCGGCCCTGCTCGGGGCGATCATGCGGAAGCTGCTCCGGGTCGCGTACGAGTTCATCACGCGGGTGGTGCGTCAGCTCGTCGGTGTCTACCAGGACGAACGTGACCGGTGGCTGCTCAACCGAAGCGCCGCGCGGGCGGCGAAGGTGCTGGACCTGCTCGGCGAGAACGGCGGGCCACCCGACGTCGACGCGGCCGAAGCGGTGATCGGCTACCGGCTGCGCGGGACGCACGTGGGCTTGATCGTCTGGCACACGGCGGAGGCCTTCGCCGAGGACGTGCTGTCGGTGCTGGAGTCGGTCGCGGGCGCGGTGTTCGAGCGCGCCGGCGGACAGGGGCGGCCATTGTTCGTCCCCCGGGACGAGGCCGGCGCCTGGGTGTGGCTGCCGCTTCCGCCGGGCGCCGTCGTCCGGCGTGAAGACGTCGACGCGGTGCTGGCCGAAACCGACTGCGGGGTCCGCGTGACGGTCGGCGATCCCGGCACCGGGGTCGGCGGCTTCCGCGACACGCACCAGCAGGCCCGGCGGGCGCACGCGCTGGCGCTGGCCGCCGGCGAGAACTGCGACCGGGTGCTGACCTTCCGCGAGGTCGGCACGGTGGCGCTGATGACGAGCGACCTGAACGCGGCCCGGCTCTGGGTGGCGAGCACGCTCGGGCCGCTCGCCGCCGACGAGGAGAACTGCGCCCGGCTGCGCGAGACCCTGCGGGTGTTCCTCGCCTCCGGCGGCAGCTACACCGCGTCGGCCGCCGAGCTGACGATGCACAAGAACTCCGTGCAGTACCGCGTCCGCAAGGCGCAGGAACTGCTGCCGCGCGAGCTCGGCGAAGGACGGCTGGACGTCGAGCTGGCGCTGAACCTCTGCCGGCGGCTGGGCGCGGCGGTGCTGGCCCCGGCGTGA
- a CDS encoding DoxX family protein has protein sequence MHRLDTAREHVIGLYRIVIGFLFACHGIKTLFGLLGAKAPAAVGAWPGWWAAVIQLVCGVLVCVGLATRPAAVLGSGSMAFAYFTVHMPTGLLPIQNGGEAATLFCWGLLIVVFIGPGRFALGNLPVLQRGSQPARARATA, from the coding sequence ATGCACCGCCTGGACACCGCCCGCGAACACGTCATCGGCCTCTACCGCATCGTCATCGGGTTCCTGTTCGCCTGCCACGGCATCAAGACGTTGTTCGGCCTGCTCGGCGCCAAGGCCCCCGCCGCCGTCGGGGCCTGGCCCGGCTGGTGGGCCGCGGTCATCCAGCTCGTCTGCGGGGTGCTGGTCTGCGTCGGCCTGGCGACCCGGCCCGCCGCGGTGCTCGGTTCCGGCTCGATGGCCTTCGCCTACTTCACCGTGCACATGCCGACGGGCCTGCTGCCGATCCAGAACGGCGGCGAAGCGGCCACCCTCTTCTGCTGGGGCCTGCTCATCGTCGTGTTCATCGGCCCCGGCCGCTTCGCGCTCGGCAACCTGCCTGTTCTGCAACGAGGTTCGCAGCCGGCGCGGGCACGCGCCACGGCCTAG
- a CDS encoding VOC family protein, producing MSIFRLNHAVLYVRNLAESVAFYRDVLGFGYIDGGDAHRGAAFLRAPGSSNDHDLGLFEIGADAADSGAGRTSVGLYHLAWEVDTLGDLERLAARLAEAGALAGSSDHGTTKSLYAKDPSGIEFEVVWIIPRALLTDDDRAKSIGRLDLAEELAKYGPDARGGVGISRP from the coding sequence ATGTCGATCTTCCGCTTGAACCACGCCGTGCTGTACGTCCGGAACCTGGCCGAAAGTGTCGCCTTCTACCGGGACGTGCTGGGGTTCGGGTACATCGACGGCGGCGACGCCCACCGCGGCGCGGCCTTCCTGCGGGCGCCCGGATCGAGCAACGACCACGACCTCGGCCTGTTCGAGATCGGCGCCGACGCCGCTGATTCGGGCGCGGGGCGGACGTCGGTGGGCCTGTATCACCTCGCGTGGGAGGTCGACACCCTCGGCGACCTCGAGCGGCTCGCCGCCCGGCTCGCCGAGGCCGGGGCGCTGGCCGGCTCCTCCGATCACGGCACCACGAAGTCGTTGTACGCCAAGGATCCCAGCGGGATCGAGTTCGAGGTCGTCTGGATCATCCCGCGCGCGCTGCTGACCGACGACGACCGGGCCAAGAGCATCGGCAGGCTCGATCTGGCGGAGGAGCTGGCGAAGTACGGCCCCGACGCCCGCGGCGGCGTCGGGATCTCGCGCCCCTAG